A window of the Agrococcus jejuensis genome harbors these coding sequences:
- a CDS encoding NUDIX domain-containing protein, which produces MIEDTLGSLPVTHRETVFHGRVWDVERHTVDLPSGTTIVRDLLDHPGAVAVLAVNERDEVLLVHQYRHPVGATMWELPAGLLDVEGEDPLVGAQRELAEETDTVAATWGVLCDISTSGGGSSEMLRIYLATDVSDAPETFARTDEEADMEARWVPRAEVVAAALSNRLHNATMLTAVLAYEALRARDGAPQPADVPFDWHRPARPER; this is translated from the coding sequence ATGATCGAGGACACGCTCGGCAGCCTGCCGGTGACGCACCGCGAGACGGTGTTCCACGGGCGCGTGTGGGACGTCGAGCGGCACACGGTCGACCTGCCCTCGGGCACGACGATCGTGCGCGACCTGCTCGACCATCCCGGCGCCGTCGCCGTGCTCGCCGTGAACGAGCGCGACGAGGTGCTGCTCGTGCATCAGTACCGCCACCCCGTCGGCGCCACGATGTGGGAGCTGCCCGCGGGACTGCTCGACGTCGAGGGCGAGGACCCGCTCGTCGGCGCCCAGCGCGAGCTCGCCGAGGAGACCGACACCGTCGCCGCGACATGGGGCGTGCTGTGCGACATCTCGACGTCGGGCGGCGGCTCGAGCGAGATGCTGCGCATCTACCTCGCGACCGACGTGTCGGATGCGCCCGAGACGTTCGCGCGCACCGACGAGGAGGCGGACATGGAGGCGCGCTGGGTGCCGCGCGCCGAGGTCGTCGCCGCCGCGCTGTCGAACCGCCTGCACAACGCCACGATGCTCACGGCCGTGCTCGCCTACGAGGCGCTGCGTGCCCGCGACGGCGCACCGCAGCCCGCCGACGTGCCGTTCGACTGGCACCGCCCCGCGCGTCCCGAGCGCTGA
- a CDS encoding CTP synthase, with protein MTKQIFVTGGVVSSLGKGLTAASLGNLLTARGLHVVMQKLDPYLNVDPGTMNPFQHGEVFVTDDGAETDLDIGHYERFLDIELSQAANVTTGQIYSRVIERERRGEYLGDTVQVIPHISDEIKRRMRLQADNVPQPDVIITEIGGTVGDIESQPFIEAARQVRHELGRKNVFFVHVSLVPFLGASGEQKTKPTQHSVATLRSIGIQPDALVLRSDRPVSASNRTKIALMCDVDERAVVNAVDVPSIYDIPTMLTEQGLDGYIIEQLGLDAGDVDWSRWQPVLDAVHHPRHEVTIGLVGKYIDLPDAYLSVTEALKAGGFANQTAVKIRWVASDLCETPEGAAQQLSDVDGICVPGGFGVRGIEGKLGALRFARENDIPTLGLCLGLQCMVIEYARNVAGIEGASSSEFDEGTPHPVIATMAEQEAHVHGGNLGGTMRLGLYEAALAPGSLAERVYGAPVSHERHRHRYEVNNHYRDQLSEAGLSFSGTSPDGRLVEYVEVPGHPYYIATQAHPELRSRPNHAHPLFRGLVEASLERQRASKLFDVDAESAESATEAATA; from the coding sequence GTGACCAAGCAGATCTTCGTGACGGGCGGCGTCGTCTCGTCCCTGGGCAAGGGCCTCACGGCCGCTTCCCTCGGCAATCTCCTCACGGCTCGTGGCCTCCACGTCGTGATGCAGAAGCTCGACCCGTACCTCAACGTGGACCCGGGCACGATGAACCCGTTCCAGCACGGCGAGGTCTTCGTGACCGACGACGGGGCCGAGACCGACCTCGACATCGGCCACTACGAGCGCTTCCTCGACATCGAGCTCTCGCAGGCCGCCAACGTGACGACGGGCCAGATCTACTCGCGCGTCATCGAGCGCGAGCGCCGCGGCGAGTACCTCGGCGACACCGTGCAGGTCATCCCGCACATCTCCGACGAGATCAAGCGCCGCATGCGCCTGCAGGCCGACAACGTGCCGCAGCCCGACGTCATCATCACCGAGATCGGCGGCACCGTCGGCGACATCGAGAGCCAGCCGTTCATCGAGGCCGCCCGTCAGGTGCGCCACGAGCTCGGCCGCAAGAACGTGTTCTTCGTGCACGTGTCGCTCGTGCCGTTCCTCGGCGCGTCGGGCGAGCAGAAGACGAAGCCCACGCAGCACTCCGTCGCGACGCTGCGCTCGATCGGCATCCAGCCCGACGCGCTCGTGCTGCGCTCCGACCGCCCCGTGAGCGCGTCGAACCGCACGAAGATCGCGCTCATGTGCGACGTCGACGAGCGCGCCGTCGTCAACGCCGTCGACGTGCCCTCGATCTACGACATCCCCACGATGCTCACCGAGCAGGGCCTCGACGGCTACATCATCGAGCAGCTCGGCCTCGACGCGGGCGACGTGGACTGGAGCCGCTGGCAGCCCGTGCTCGACGCCGTGCACCACCCGCGCCACGAGGTGACGATCGGCCTCGTCGGCAAGTACATCGACCTGCCGGACGCCTACCTCTCGGTGACCGAGGCGCTCAAGGCCGGCGGATTCGCGAACCAGACGGCCGTGAAGATCCGCTGGGTCGCCTCCGACCTGTGCGAGACGCCCGAGGGCGCCGCGCAGCAGCTGTCCGACGTCGACGGCATCTGCGTGCCCGGCGGCTTCGGCGTGCGCGGCATCGAGGGCAAGCTCGGCGCCCTGCGCTTCGCTCGCGAGAACGACATCCCCACGCTCGGCCTGTGCCTCGGCCTGCAGTGCATGGTCATCGAGTACGCGCGCAACGTCGCCGGCATCGAGGGCGCGTCGTCGAGCGAGTTCGACGAGGGCACCCCGCACCCCGTCATCGCGACGATGGCGGAGCAGGAGGCCCACGTGCACGGCGGCAACCTCGGCGGCACCATGCGCCTCGGCCTGTACGAGGCGGCGCTCGCGCCCGGCTCGCTCGCCGAGCGCGTGTACGGCGCGCCCGTGTCGCACGAGCGCCACCGCCACCGCTACGAGGTGAACAACCACTACCGCGACCAGCTGTCGGAGGCGGGCCTGTCGTTCTCGGGCACGTCGCCCGACGGCCGCCTCGTCGAGTACGTCGAGGTGCCTGGCCACCCGTACTACATCGCCACGCAGGCGCACCCCGAGCTGCGCAGCCGCCCGAACCACGCGCATCCGCTGTTCCGCGGCCTCGTCGAGGCGTCGCTCGAGCGCCAGCGCGCGTCGAAGCTGTTCGACGTCGACGCCGAGTCGGCGGAGTCGGCCACCGAGGCCGCGACCGCATGA
- the recN gene encoding DNA repair protein RecN, with the protein MSRTRLEELAIRSLGVIDDAVLELAPGFTAITGETGAGKTMVVQALSLLRGARADAGLIRAGDDRAAVQGVWMLDDATDRELVDDAGGVVEDGELLVARSVSREGRSRAQIGGANVPAASLQSLADSLVAVHGQSDQQRLRGAQAQLSALDRAAGEALETLLVDYRGHLHAWRDAERELTTITTERDARRREADELRTELEALEAIDPQPGEDAELDALAHRLEHVESLRAIVAEAHTAITGEDGIDATTLVGTARRLVERGERDDAALATALSLLADAEAAVQEAAAELTRYADTLEAPERPIDEIQERRAVLAPVVRRYDSIEAALEHGRLGALRLVELDADDERTLELEQRIAAERDAADALATRITEVRTASAADLEERVQHELRALAMPDARLRIAVTPGDEHHEHGRDDVAILLAPHPGAEPRPVAKAASGGELSRVMLALEVALAADDVPTFVFDEVDAGVGGASAIEIGRRLAALAQHAQVIVVTHLAQVAAFADRHITVVKATDGSVTASSVQTVRDDARVEELARMLAGTASDTALAHAAELLADAHATPQPRR; encoded by the coding sequence GTGAGCAGGACCCGCCTCGAGGAGCTCGCGATCCGCAGCCTCGGCGTCATCGACGACGCCGTGCTCGAGCTCGCGCCCGGCTTCACCGCCATCACCGGCGAGACCGGCGCTGGCAAGACCATGGTCGTGCAGGCGCTGTCGCTGCTGCGTGGCGCGCGCGCCGATGCCGGCCTCATCCGCGCCGGCGACGACCGCGCCGCGGTGCAGGGCGTGTGGATGCTCGACGACGCGACCGACCGCGAGCTCGTGGACGACGCGGGCGGCGTCGTCGAGGACGGCGAGCTGCTCGTCGCGCGCTCCGTGTCGCGCGAGGGCCGCAGCCGCGCGCAGATCGGCGGCGCGAACGTGCCCGCCGCATCCCTGCAGTCGCTCGCCGACTCGCTCGTCGCCGTGCACGGGCAGTCCGACCAGCAGCGGCTGCGCGGCGCGCAGGCGCAGCTGTCAGCGCTCGACCGCGCGGCGGGCGAGGCGCTCGAGACGCTGCTCGTCGACTACCGCGGGCACCTGCACGCGTGGCGCGACGCCGAGCGCGAGCTCACGACGATCACGACCGAGCGCGACGCGCGCCGCCGTGAGGCCGACGAGCTGCGCACCGAGCTCGAGGCGCTCGAGGCCATCGACCCGCAGCCGGGGGAGGACGCCGAGCTCGACGCGCTCGCGCACCGGCTCGAGCACGTCGAGTCGCTGCGCGCCATCGTCGCCGAGGCGCACACGGCCATCACGGGCGAGGACGGCATCGACGCGACGACGCTCGTCGGCACCGCCCGCCGCCTCGTCGAGCGCGGCGAGCGCGACGACGCCGCCCTCGCGACCGCGCTGTCGCTGCTCGCCGACGCCGAGGCCGCCGTGCAGGAGGCCGCCGCCGAGCTCACGCGCTACGCCGACACGCTCGAGGCGCCCGAACGGCCCATCGACGAGATCCAGGAGCGCCGTGCGGTGCTCGCGCCCGTCGTGCGTCGCTACGACTCCATCGAGGCCGCGCTCGAGCACGGCAGGCTCGGCGCCCTGCGGCTCGTCGAGCTCGACGCCGACGACGAGCGCACGCTCGAGCTCGAGCAGCGCATCGCCGCCGAGCGCGACGCCGCCGACGCCCTCGCGACCCGCATCACCGAGGTGCGCACCGCATCCGCCGCCGACCTCGAGGAGCGCGTGCAGCACGAGCTGCGAGCGCTCGCGATGCCGGATGCGCGCCTGCGCATCGCGGTGACGCCCGGCGACGAGCACCACGAGCACGGGCGCGACGACGTCGCGATCCTGCTCGCGCCGCATCCGGGCGCCGAGCCCCGTCCCGTCGCGAAGGCGGCGTCGGGCGGCGAGCTCTCGCGCGTCATGCTCGCGCTCGAGGTCGCCCTCGCGGCCGACGACGTGCCGACGTTCGTGTTCGACGAGGTCGACGCCGGCGTCGGCGGCGCCTCCGCGATCGAGATCGGGCGTCGCCTCGCGGCGCTCGCGCAGCACGCGCAGGTCATCGTCGTGACGCACCTCGCGCAGGTCGCCGCGTTCGCCGACCGCCACATCACGGTCGTGAAGGCCACCGACGGCTCCGTGACGGCGTCGAGCGTGCAGACCGTGCGCGACGACGCGCGCGTCGAGGAGCTGGCCCGCATGCTCGCCGGCACCGCATCCGACACCGCGCTCGCGCACGCCGCCGAGCTGCTCGCCGACGCGCACGCCACGCCGCAGCCGCGTCGCTGA
- a CDS encoding NAD kinase, with protein sequence MSERRFLVVFHPGRDETLRTASSVCRRLVEVGVTPVLVPEERAALVAHAAEAEVVSTFDADAPGDIELVVTFGGDGTILRAAELQRLTGAPLLGINMGHVGFLAEAEVADVQAVVDHAVAGDYEVESRLTLDVRVFIDEVEVAATWAVNEAAIEKHGAGRMIEALLEVDDRPISSFGTDAVLLATPTGSTAYSFSAGGPIVWPTAQVMLMVPLGAHALFTRPLVVGPESTMSVTISPHSTSDAVLWCDSRRSVDLPQGARVEARRSETPLRLARLTPAPFADRLVAKFDLPVQGWRDAARSAS encoded by the coding sequence ATGAGCGAGCGCCGCTTCCTCGTGGTGTTCCACCCGGGTCGCGACGAGACGCTGCGCACCGCCTCGAGCGTGTGCCGCCGACTCGTCGAGGTCGGCGTGACGCCCGTGCTCGTGCCCGAGGAGCGCGCTGCGCTCGTCGCGCACGCCGCGGAGGCGGAGGTCGTGTCGACGTTCGACGCCGACGCGCCCGGCGACATCGAGCTCGTCGTCACGTTCGGCGGCGACGGCACGATCCTGCGCGCCGCCGAGCTGCAGCGGCTCACGGGAGCGCCCCTGCTCGGCATCAACATGGGCCACGTCGGCTTCCTCGCCGAGGCGGAGGTGGCCGACGTGCAGGCCGTCGTCGACCACGCCGTCGCCGGCGACTACGAGGTCGAGTCGCGACTCACGCTCGACGTGCGCGTGTTCATCGACGAGGTCGAGGTCGCCGCGACCTGGGCCGTCAACGAGGCCGCGATCGAGAAGCACGGCGCCGGCCGCATGATCGAGGCGCTGCTCGAGGTCGACGACCGACCCATCTCGTCGTTCGGCACGGATGCGGTGCTGCTCGCGACGCCCACGGGATCCACCGCGTACTCGTTCTCGGCGGGCGGCCCCATCGTGTGGCCGACGGCGCAGGTGATGCTCATGGTGCCGCTCGGCGCCCACGCGCTCTTCACGCGTCCGCTCGTCGTCGGCCCCGAGTCGACGATGTCGGTGACGATCTCGCCCCACTCGACGAGCGACGCCGTGCTGTGGTGCGACTCGCGCCGCTCGGTCGATCTGCCGCAGGGCGCACGCGTCGAGGCACGCCGCTCGGAGACGCCGCTGCGCCTCGCGCGCCTGACGCCCGCGCCGTTCGCCGACCGGCTCGTGGCGAAGTTCGACCTGCCCGTGCAGGGGTGGCGCGACGCCGCCAGGAGCGCCTCGTGA
- a CDS encoding TlyA family RNA methyltransferase, translating to MTDLSPTRLDQALAARGLARSRTHAARLVAAGAVRVDGVVATKPSAPVAPDARIDVDDDGWVSRAAGKLLAALDAFDVDPAGRDALDVGASTGGFTQVLLARGARHVTALDVGHDQFQVPLDDRITLREGVNVRDLRPPMHPQPSLVVADVSFISLALVLPPVRAVATADADWLVLVKPQFEVGRGRVRGGIVDDPAARAGAIRQVLDAAWALGLGTAGLAASPVVGTHGNREYLAHLRAGAMDPAQLGDRPDLLARSATDDAHGAHPTE from the coding sequence GTGACCGACCTCTCGCCGACGCGCCTCGACCAGGCGCTCGCCGCCCGTGGCCTCGCGCGCAGCCGCACGCACGCCGCGCGCCTCGTCGCGGCCGGTGCCGTGCGCGTCGACGGCGTCGTCGCGACGAAGCCCTCCGCGCCCGTCGCGCCGGATGCGCGCATCGACGTCGACGACGACGGCTGGGTGTCGCGCGCGGCGGGCAAGCTGCTCGCGGCGCTCGACGCGTTCGACGTCGACCCCGCCGGCCGCGACGCCCTCGACGTCGGCGCCTCGACGGGCGGCTTCACGCAGGTGCTGCTCGCGCGCGGCGCTCGTCACGTCACGGCGCTCGACGTGGGGCACGACCAGTTCCAGGTGCCGCTCGACGACCGCATCACGTTGCGCGAGGGCGTCAACGTGCGCGACCTGCGCCCGCCGATGCATCCGCAGCCGTCGCTCGTCGTCGCCGACGTCTCGTTCATCTCGCTCGCGCTCGTGCTGCCGCCCGTGCGAGCCGTCGCGACCGCCGACGCCGACTGGCTCGTGCTCGTGAAGCCGCAGTTCGAGGTGGGCCGCGGCCGTGTGCGGGGCGGCATCGTCGACGACCCCGCGGCCCGGGCCGGCGCCATCCGCCAGGTGCTCGACGCCGCGTGGGCCCTGGGCCTCGGCACCGCCGGCCTCGCCGCGAGCCCCGTCGTCGGCACCCACGGCAACCGCGAGTACCTCGCGCACTTGCGGGCGGGCGCCATGGATCCCGCACAGCTCGGCGATCGGCCCGACCTCCTCGCTCGCAGCGCAACCGACGACGCCCACGGCGCGCATCCGACAGAATGA
- a CDS encoding isocitrate lyase/PEP mutase family protein: MSTTADRASELLRLHRDPALLKVVNVWDPISTSAVAGAQGTVALATASHSIAATLGYEDGEQIPVDEMLDMIRRILAVTDLPVSADLEGGYGDAPETIRRAIELGVVGANIEDQLKPLDEAASQVEAIMRAAKDAGVPDFVLNARTDAFPVGGDRDRDVVIADALARGRAYLDAGAPIVFVPGPLTSDEVRTLVDAFGKQRLTTIALPGTPSFDELQELGVARVSFGPISQRVALTALQELAETALAHGELPGFRELN, translated from the coding sequence ATGAGCACCACCGCAGACCGCGCATCCGAGCTGCTGCGCCTCCACCGCGACCCCGCCCTGCTGAAGGTCGTCAACGTCTGGGATCCGATCTCGACGTCGGCCGTCGCCGGCGCCCAGGGCACCGTCGCCCTCGCGACCGCGAGCCACTCGATCGCCGCGACCCTCGGCTACGAGGACGGCGAGCAGATCCCCGTCGACGAGATGCTCGACATGATCCGCCGCATCCTCGCCGTCACCGACCTGCCCGTCTCGGCCGACCTCGAGGGCGGGTACGGCGACGCGCCGGAGACCATCCGCCGTGCGATCGAGCTCGGCGTCGTCGGCGCGAACATCGAGGACCAGCTGAAGCCGCTCGACGAGGCCGCGAGCCAGGTCGAGGCCATCATGCGCGCCGCGAAGGATGCCGGCGTGCCCGACTTCGTGCTCAACGCGCGCACCGATGCGTTCCCCGTCGGTGGCGACCGCGACCGCGACGTCGTGATCGCCGACGCGCTCGCGCGCGGCCGCGCCTACCTCGACGCCGGTGCACCCATCGTGTTCGTGCCGGGTCCGCTCACGAGCGACGAGGTGCGCACCCTCGTCGACGCGTTCGGGAAGCAGCGCCTCACGACCATCGCGCTGCCGGGCACGCCGTCGTTCGACGAGCTCCAGGAGCTCGGCGTCGCCCGCGTCTCCTTCGGGCCGATCTCGCAGCGCGTCGCGCTCACGGCGCTGCAGGAGCTCGCCGAGACCGCGCTCGCGCACGGCGAGCTTCCTGGGTTCCGCGAGCTCAACTGA
- a CDS encoding NAD-dependent epimerase/dehydratase family protein: MRVLVLGGTAWLGHAIAAAHLAAGHDVTCVARGAAVPDGATLVQADRDDGADALAALTGEWDEVVDVTRIPAHASAAAQALAERARHWTLVSTVSVHRDVDRVGDDESAPLLEPAAEPDDYGRAKVHVEQTMQQALGARLLVLRPGLIVGPGDPSDRYGSWAARAALAGDDPLLVPERDVAAQVIDVRDLADAVVDLGTRGVVGVRTAVGPVSTLHGLVDEIRAAAGHAGPVVLASDADLERLDVQPWGGPRSLALWLPVGYDGHGSRSNAALLDDGVHLRPTAETARDVVADERERGLERARASGISRADELAVLAALAGD, encoded by the coding sequence ATGCGCGTCCTCGTCCTCGGTGGCACCGCCTGGCTGGGCCACGCGATCGCCGCCGCTCACCTCGCCGCCGGTCACGACGTCACGTGCGTCGCCCGCGGCGCCGCCGTGCCCGACGGCGCGACGCTCGTGCAGGCCGATCGCGACGATGGAGCGGATGCGCTCGCCGCGCTCACGGGGGAGTGGGACGAGGTCGTCGACGTCACGCGCATCCCCGCGCACGCCTCCGCCGCCGCGCAGGCGCTCGCCGAGCGCGCGCGGCACTGGACGCTCGTGTCCACCGTGTCCGTCCACCGCGACGTCGACCGCGTGGGCGACGACGAGTCGGCGCCGCTGCTCGAGCCTGCAGCCGAACCCGACGACTACGGCCGTGCCAAGGTGCACGTCGAGCAGACCATGCAGCAGGCGCTCGGCGCCCGGCTGCTCGTGCTGCGGCCCGGCCTCATCGTCGGCCCCGGGGATCCGAGCGACCGCTACGGCTCGTGGGCGGCGCGCGCGGCGCTCGCCGGCGACGACCCGCTGCTCGTGCCCGAGCGCGACGTCGCCGCCCAGGTCATCGACGTGCGCGACCTCGCCGACGCCGTCGTCGACCTCGGCACCCGCGGCGTCGTCGGCGTGCGCACCGCCGTCGGCCCCGTCTCGACGCTGCACGGGCTCGTCGACGAGATCCGCGCCGCCGCCGGGCACGCGGGACCCGTCGTGCTCGCGTCGGATGCGGACCTCGAGCGCCTCGACGTGCAGCCGTGGGGCGGCCCGCGATCGCTCGCGCTCTGGCTGCCCGTCGGGTACGACGGTCACGGGTCGCGCTCGAACGCCGCGCTGCTCGACGACGGCGTGCACCTGCGCCCCACGGCCGAGACCGCGCGCGACGTCGTCGCCGACGAGCGCGAGCGCGGCCTCGAGCGGGCGCGTGCCAGCGGCATCTCGCGTGCCGACGAGCTCGCCGTGCTCGCGGCGCTCGCCGGCGACTGA
- a CDS encoding aminoglycoside 3'-phosphotransferase, giving the protein MELASAPPADTPVPASVLAIAAGRATRMLWRNDLGGLTIAIDGDDPLVAKWSPPGGPALAGEAERMRWLATRHPAPLVREHVVVDDGELLVTEALPGDGAVANRWLTDPETAVRAIAEGLRRLHALPTDDCPWTWLPADRISSARAHGSIVPTPLEHAPSIDHLVVGHGDACAPNTLLDDAGAFLATVDVGRLGLADRWSDLAVATMSLEWNYGPGFEPAFWQAYGMEPDVERVAYYRALWDVAD; this is encoded by the coding sequence ATGGAGCTCGCGAGCGCACCGCCTGCCGACACCCCCGTGCCTGCATCCGTGCTCGCGATCGCCGCCGGACGTGCCACGCGCATGCTGTGGCGCAACGATCTCGGCGGCCTGACCATCGCCATCGATGGCGACGACCCGCTCGTCGCGAAGTGGAGCCCACCCGGCGGCCCTGCCCTCGCGGGCGAGGCAGAGCGGATGCGGTGGCTCGCCACTCGCCATCCCGCGCCGCTCGTGCGCGAGCACGTCGTGGTCGACGACGGCGAGCTGCTCGTGACCGAAGCGCTCCCCGGAGACGGCGCGGTGGCGAACCGGTGGCTCACGGACCCCGAGACGGCCGTGCGCGCGATCGCCGAGGGCCTGCGCCGGCTGCACGCGCTGCCGACCGACGACTGCCCCTGGACGTGGCTCCCCGCGGACCGGATCAGCAGCGCTCGCGCGCACGGCAGCATCGTGCCGACCCCGCTCGAGCACGCACCGAGCATCGACCACCTCGTCGTAGGCCACGGCGATGCGTGCGCACCGAACACCCTGCTCGATGACGCCGGCGCGTTCCTCGCGACCGTCGACGTCGGCAGGCTCGGTCTCGCCGACCGGTGGTCGGACCTCGCGGTCGCGACGATGTCGCTCGAGTGGAACTACGGACCCGGATTCGAGCCCGCGTTCTGGCAGGCGTACGGCATGGAGCCCGACGTCGAGCGCGTCGCCTACTACCGCGCGCTCTGGGACGTCGCCGACTAG
- the tyrS gene encoding tyrosine--tRNA ligase, with protein sequence MQTAPIQLDTSFETVWDELVYRGSVHVSTDADALRTALGGEPITFYCGFDPTAPSLHLGNLAQLVVMRRLQLAGHHPLGLVGGSTGLIGDPKPTSERQLNARETVAEWVSYLQGQVSRFLATDGDNPMRLVNNLDWTAPLSTVDFLREVGKHFRVGTMLKKDAVAARMDSDEGISYAEFSYQVLQGMDYLELFRTYGCTLQTGGSDQWGNLTAGTELIRKAEGAHVHAIGTPLITEPDGRKFGKSEGNAVWLDANLTTPYAMYQFWLNQDDAIVVQLLKSFTFLPKERIDELEAAVADAPFRREAQKVLAAEVTAYVHGESATQQAMDASAALFGSGDLAALEAGTLQAAISSLELVTATPDAPLLQLLQESGLVDSLSEARRAIAQGGVSVNNVRIDDEAATLEGRLLHGRFAVLRRGKKTLAGVDAG encoded by the coding sequence GTGCAGACCGCGCCCATCCAGCTCGACACGTCCTTCGAGACCGTGTGGGACGAGCTCGTCTATCGCGGCTCGGTGCACGTCTCGACCGACGCGGATGCGCTGCGCACCGCGCTCGGCGGCGAGCCCATCACGTTCTACTGCGGCTTCGACCCGACGGCGCCGAGCCTGCACCTGGGCAACCTGGCGCAGCTCGTCGTCATGCGTCGCCTGCAGCTCGCGGGCCACCACCCGCTCGGCCTCGTCGGCGGATCGACCGGCCTCATCGGCGACCCCAAGCCCACGAGCGAGCGGCAGCTGAACGCGCGCGAGACCGTGGCCGAGTGGGTCTCGTACCTGCAGGGGCAGGTGTCGCGCTTCCTCGCGACCGATGGCGACAACCCGATGCGCCTCGTGAACAACCTCGACTGGACCGCGCCGCTCTCGACCGTCGACTTCCTGCGCGAGGTCGGCAAGCACTTCCGCGTCGGCACGATGCTGAAGAAGGACGCCGTCGCGGCGCGCATGGACTCCGACGAGGGCATCTCGTACGCCGAGTTCAGCTACCAGGTCCTGCAGGGCATGGACTACCTCGAGCTCTTCCGCACGTACGGGTGCACGCTGCAGACCGGCGGCTCCGACCAGTGGGGCAACCTCACGGCGGGCACCGAGCTCATCCGCAAGGCCGAGGGCGCGCACGTGCACGCGATCGGCACGCCGCTCATCACCGAGCCCGACGGGCGCAAGTTCGGCAAGAGCGAGGGCAACGCCGTCTGGCTCGACGCGAACCTGACGACGCCGTACGCGATGTACCAGTTCTGGCTCAACCAGGACGACGCGATCGTCGTGCAGCTGCTGAAGTCGTTCACGTTCCTGCCGAAGGAGCGCATCGACGAGCTCGAGGCCGCGGTCGCCGATGCGCCGTTCCGCCGTGAGGCGCAGAAGGTGCTCGCCGCCGAGGTCACGGCCTACGTGCACGGAGAGTCCGCGACCCAGCAGGCGATGGATGCGTCGGCCGCGCTCTTCGGGTCGGGCGACCTCGCCGCGCTCGAGGCCGGCACGCTCCAGGCAGCCATCTCGTCGCTCGAGCTCGTGACCGCGACGCCCGACGCACCGCTGCTGCAGCTGCTGCAGGAGTCGGGACTCGTCGACTCGCTCTCGGAGGCGCGACGCGCGATCGCCCAGGGCGGGGTCTCGGTCAACAACGTGCGCATCGACGACGAGGCCGCGACCCTCGAGGGTCGCCTGCTGCACGGCAGGTTCGCCGTGCTGCGTCGAGGCAAGAAGACGCTCGCCGGCGTCGACGCCGGCTGA
- a CDS encoding DNA-binding protein — protein sequence MHRIVLTIDRRGSRRHADDVEQMRVALADRWSRALRSPVARFAGDELQLVTDDAVAAVRIALDLTRTRDWSVGIGVGAATLADDPAASTGPAFFAARRAVDRAKPSPTRLAVAVDDADLEPAAEDVEAVLWLLVALRDRRSKEGWEVVDLLERVATQREVADELGISASAVSARAVAAGIRVESVGVATVEGMLMRLAGGADA from the coding sequence ATGCATCGGATCGTGCTCACGATCGACCGCCGCGGCTCGCGCCGCCACGCCGACGACGTCGAGCAGATGCGCGTCGCGCTCGCCGACCGGTGGTCGCGTGCGCTGCGCTCCCCCGTCGCCCGCTTCGCCGGCGACGAGCTGCAGCTCGTGACCGACGACGCCGTCGCCGCCGTGCGCATCGCCCTCGACCTCACCCGCACGCGCGACTGGAGCGTCGGCATCGGCGTCGGCGCCGCGACGCTCGCCGACGATCCCGCCGCCTCGACAGGGCCGGCGTTCTTCGCCGCGCGCCGCGCGGTCGACCGTGCGAAGCCCTCGCCCACGCGCCTCGCCGTCGCCGTCGACGACGCCGACCTCGAGCCTGCCGCCGAGGACGTCGAGGCCGTGCTCTGGCTGCTCGTCGCCCTGCGCGACCGCCGCTCGAAGGAGGGCTGGGAGGTCGTCGACCTGCTCGAGCGCGTCGCGACGCAGCGCGAGGTCGCCGACGAGCTCGGCATCTCGGCGAGCGCCGTCTCGGCCCGCGCCGTCGCCGCCGGCATCCGCGTCGAGTCGGTGGGCGTCGCTACCGTCGAGGGCATGCTCATGAGGCTCGCGGGAGGCGCGGATGCGTGA